DNA sequence from the Streptomyces cinnabarinus genome:
CAGCAGCGGGGTGTCGTCCGTCAGCTCCGAAACCTCGCTCTCACCGAGGAACTGCTGCTCGATGTACTCGCCGATCCTGCGACGGATCTCTTCTTGGGACAGCGCCGCCACTGGGGCCTCCTGTTGGTCTCGGGCTTGAGCGTGGGGGGAGAGCCGTACTGCCCGAGATGCTGGGCGCAGTCGGTTGAGGTTCACTCGGCAACGGCTCGGGCGACCGCGCCACGAGCCGCCGGAATCCGGCCCGCCGTGGCCGCGAACCTGGTCAGCCGGGTGCTCAGCGCGGCCCTGAACTCCGGCTCCTGGATGAAGAAATGGCCGCCGGAGACCAGGGTGAGATCGAAGACCCCGGTGGTGATCCGCGACCACGCGGCCATCGAGGAGGCGTCGGTCAGCACGTCCTTGCGCCCGGCGAACGCGGCCACCGGGACCGTCAGCCGCGCACCCGGGGCGTGCGAGTAGGTCTCCACGACCCGCAAGTCGGCCCGGATCGCCGGGAGATAGAACTTCAGCAGCTCCGGCTCGGCCAGCAGCGCCTCGGGCAGCCCGCCGATCCGCTGCAGCCCCTGGACGAAGCCGTCGTCGGGCAGATGGTGGAAGGGTCGGTGCGACAGCGGCTCGGTGGGACCGTTGCGCCCGGACACCAACAGCAGTTGCGGTGGCGTCCCTTGGGCCGTCAGCACCCGTGAGGCCTCGTAGCCGAGCAGCGAGCCGAAGCTGTGCCCGAAGATCGCGTACGGCTCGTGCCGACGCTCGCCGATCAGCCGTACCGCCTCCTCGGTCAGCGCGGTCAGACCGTGCAGCAGGGGCTCGCGCACCCGGGTGCCATGGCCGGGCAGCTCCAGCGGTACGACGGTGACGTGATCGGGGAGATCGGCCGCGAGCCGGATGTAGGGATGCGCGCTGCCACCCGCGTGGGCCAGGCAGAACAGCGTCAGTTGCGGGTCGGTGGTCAAGGGAGGGTTCCTTCCGCGCTCGGAGGGAGGTCGGCGGACCTTGTTCGACGGGGATCGGAACAGGGGGCGCTCAAGTCGCCGTCGACAGGGGTTCGAGAGGGGAGGGGGTGAGTCCGCCCCCTCTGGCCGGAATGCATCGAACTGATGTAGCCGTTCCGGGGCCCGCAGGACCGCTGGCTCCAAGGGGGCGGACGGGCCGGACTCTGGTGGTCCAGACGCCCGTTCACGCCGGGAACCCCCTTCTGGGACGGTCGAGGACCGGCCAACCCCGGGCTCTCTCAAGGGCGTCTTGAGTCCGTCTCCCTACCGTCGCTTTCGGCCGCACTTGAGGGAGAGAGGTGCCACGGTGAGCGGAACTGCGCAGGGGGTCACCCCCCAGGAGATCACCCCCGAAGCGGTGGAGAACTGGCTGGTGGAGCAGATAGCCCAACGAACCCTGCTGCCGCCGGCGACGGTGTCGGTCCACCTCTGCTTCGACGAGTTCGACATCGATTCCGCGGACAGCCTGGTCATCACCACGGCTCTGGCGCAATGGCTCGGATTCGAGGTGGATCCGCGCGCCCTCGTCAGGTATCCGACGATCCGGTCCCTGGCGGGATACCTGGCGGGCCTACGCCGTCAGGTCACAACGGGAGGTATTCCGGTCCATGGCTGAGAACCGACGGTTCGAGCCCCGCCCCGACGACATCGCTGTCGTCGGGGTCGGTTGCCGCTTCCCCGGCGGCGTACGCGACCTGGACGGACTGTGGCGGGTGCTGATGGACGGCGTGGACGTCGTCGCGCCGGTGCCCGCGGACCGCTGGAGCGACGAGTTCCACCACCCCGACCGGCACAACCCCGGTACCACTTACTGCCGTGAGGGCGGATTCCTCGACGAGATCGACCGGTTCGACGCCGACTATTTCGGCGTCTCGCCGCGTGAGGCCCGGGGCATGGACCCGCAGCAGCGGCTGCTGCTGGAGGTCTGCTCCGAGGCCATGGAGGACGCGGGCCTGCCGCGCGGCGCCTGGGAGGGCAGCCGGACCTCCGTGCACATGGGCATTCTCGGCTCCGACTATCTGCTGCTGCACGCGCGGACCTCCGGGATCCGCGCCATAGACCCCTATTTCGCCTCCGGCAAGGAGTTCAGCTTCGCCGCCGGACGCATTGCCTACACCTTCGGGCTGCACGGCCCGGCGATGACTGTCAACACCGCCTGCTCCTCCTCGCTCGTCGCCGTCCACCTCGCCTGCCAGGCGCTGCGCAACGGCGAGGCCGACGCCGCGCTGGCCGGTGGCGTCAATGTGATCGTCGCGCCCGAACTCTCCGTTTTCATGGGCAAGGTGCAAGCGCTGTCCCCGACCGGACGGTGCCGCCCCTTCGACGCCCGCGCCGACGGCATCGTCCGCGGCGAGGGTTGCGGGGTCGTCGTACTCAAGCGCTACGCCGACGCGGTACGCGACCATGACCGCATCCACGGGCTGATCCGCGGTTCGGCCGTCAACCAGGACGGCCGCAGCGCCGGACTCACCGCCCCCAACGCCGTCGCGCAGCAGGACCTGCTGCGCGCGGCGCTGGCGTCGGCGTCCGTCACGCCCGAGGAGCCGGTGTTCGTCGAGGCACACGGCACCGGCACCCCGCTCGGTGACCCGCTGGAGATCTCCGCCCTCACCGAGGTGATCGGGAAGACCCGGTCCGCCGAGTCACCGCTGCTGGTCGGCTCGCACAAGGCGCACTTCGGGCACATGGACTCCGCCGCCGGTATCGCCGGTCTCCTCAAGACGCTGCTGGTGCTGCGCCACCGCACGGTCCCGGGCCAGATCCACCACGTCTACCCGGCGCCGATGATCGACTGGGAGTCCTCCGGCACGCACGTCCCGGTGGAGCACGTACGGCTGCCCGACGACCAGCGTCAACTGACCGCCGGAGTGAGCGCGTTCGGGCTCTCCGGCACCAACGCGCACGTGGTCCTCGGCAGCGCGCCGCAGCCCGCGGCCACCGAGCCCGCGGCCGATTCCGCTGCCGGACCGCACACCCTGCTGGTCTCCGCGACCACCGCCGACGGACTGCGCGCACTCGCCGCGGACTACGCCGCCCGGCTCACCGACCCGGTCGCCCCCCTCGCCGCGGCCGCCGCCGTGCGCCGCACCCATCACAAGCACCGGATCGCCGTGGTCGGCAAGGACGCCGCCGAACTCACCGCGGCGCTCGCCGACGCCGACGGCAGCCGGGCCGCCGACCGTCCGCCCAAGCTCGTCCACGTCTTCTCCGGACAGGGCTCGCAGTGGCCGAAGATGGGCCTCGACCTCGCCCAGAGCGAGCCCGTGGTCCGCGACACCCTCGACGACATCGACGAGCTGCTGCGCGCCGAGGCCGGCTGGTCCCTGTACGACGTCCTGCGCGACGCCGACCCGGCCCGGGTGAAGGCCACCGACGTGGCCCAGCCCGCGGTGTTCGCGGTCCAGGTCGCGCTCGCCCGGCTCTGGCAGTCCTGGGGCGTGCGCCCCGACGCGGTGATCGGCCACAGCATGGGCGAGGTCGCCGCGGCCCACATGGCCGGAGCGCTCGAACTCGAGGACGCCGTACGGCTGGTGACGCACCGCGGGCGGCTGATGCACGCCGCCGCCGGCACCGGCCGGATGGCCAATGTCGAGCTCGGCGCCGACCAGGTCGCCGAACGGCTCGCGGCCGGCCACCCCGAGGTGTGCGTCGCCACCGAGAACGGGCCCGCCTCCGTCGTCATCGCCGGACCCAAGGAGGCCGTGGAGGCCGCGGTCCGCGAACTCGCCGACGACGGCGTGAACGTGGTCTCGCTCCCGGTCGACTACGCCTTCCACTCCCCGCTGATGCAGCCCTACGCCGACGAACTGGCTTCGCTGCTCGCGGACTTGACGCCTTCGACGCCGGCCGTGCCGTTCCTGTCCACCGCCCTGCCGGGGCAGGACGTCCCGCTGGACGCCGCGTACTGGAGCGCCAACCTCCGTGAGGCGGTGCGGCTGTGGCCCGTCGTCGACACACTGCTCGCACAGGGCGAGACGGCGTTCGTCGAGATCGGCGCGCATCCTGTGCTGGCCCGGCCGCTCCAGTCCTCGCTCGCCCATCGCGAGCGGCGCGGACCGGTCGTCTCCTCGCTGGTCCGCGGCCAGAACGGCCCCACCATGCTGGCCCGTTCCCGGGCCAAGCTGCACGAGGCGGGTGTCGAGGTCGACTGGGCCACGGCGCACGGGGCGCCGGTGCGGCCGGTGTCGTTGCCGCCGCACCGCTGGGCCGACGAGCGGTTCTGGCTGGACGGTGTGGAGCGCGGTGAGCAGGGCTCGGGGCCGGCCGATCTGAGCGGGCTGCGGGCCGAGGTGCGGCTCGTGGACGCGAGCGGGAAGGTCGTGGCGGAGCTTGCTGCCGACCGGCCCGAGGTCGTGGCTCCGGCTCCTGCTCCGGCAACTGTGGCTCCGGCTGCGGTTGTTGAGGCTCCTGTCGCTCTTGAGCAGGTCGTTGAGGAGGCCGTCGAGGAGGCCGCGCCGGTCGCTCTCGACCGGGAGCACGTGGCGTCCACGGTTCACTCCGTGCTCATCAAGATCCTTGGGCACGGGCCGCGGAAGCGGTTGCCGCGTACCCGGGGGTTCTTCGAGCTGGGTGTCGACTCGATCTCCGTCGCGGAGTTCGGGCGCATGGTGGCGGAGCAGTTGCGGGTGCCTGTCGACGGGGCGGATGCGCTGGCGCACGGCACGATCGATGGGTTTACCGACTACATCATGACGTTGACGCCGGAGGGCGCCGCCGAGGGTGTTCTCGAGCCTGTCGCTGAAGAGGCGCCGGAGATTTCCTCGGAGAGTGCCTCGACAGGTGATTCCGTCCCTGCCGCGCCGTCTGGGCCGGTCGCGCAGTTCCCCGCGCCCCTTGGCGGCGCCTCTGAGCCGGTCGTTCGTGCGGAGCCCTCGGTTCCTGCTCCCGAGTCCGACGACGCTGTCGAACCCGTCGCCATCGTCGGCATCGGATGCCGGCTCCCGGGTGGGGTTTCCGGGCCGTCGGACTTCTGGCGGCTGCTCGACGAGCGGGTCGACGCCAGTGGTGATGTGCCCGCCTCGCGCTGGGACGCCGCGGCCTTAGACGGGGTACCCGCGCGTGGGTCGTTCCTCGGGGACGTCGACGGGTTCGACAACTCCTTCTTCCGGATCTCGCCCCGCGAGGCCCGCACCATGGACCCGCAGCAGCGGCTGTTCCTGGAGGTGGCCTGGGAGGCGCTGGAGGACGCCGGGGTGCGGGCCGACCGGATGAGCGGCAGCCGTACCGGAGTGTTCGTCGGCCTCAACACCACCGACTACCAGCAGCTGGTGACACGCAGTCAGGCCGATGTGGACCTGTACTACGGCACCGGCAACTCCTTCAGCGCGACCGCCGGACGCATCTCGTACTTCCTGGGGCTGCGCGGTCCGAGCCTCGCCGTGGACACCGCCTGCTCCTCCTCGCTCACCGCCGTGCATCTGGCCTGCCAGAGCCTGCGCGCCGGGGAGAGCAAGCTGGCGCTGGCCGGCGGGGTGAACGTGATGGCCACCCCGACGGTCTTCCTCTCCATGGGGGCGGCCGGGGCGCTCGCGCCCGACGGACGGTGCAAGACCTTCGACGACTCCGCCGACGGCTACGGCCGAGGCGAGGGCGCCGGTGTGGTCATCCTCAAGAAACTCTCGACCGCGTTGCGCGACGGTGACCGGGTGTACGCGATCATCCGCGGCAGCGCGGTCAACCAGGACGGGGCCAGCGGCGGGTTCACCGTGCCCAGCGGCACCGCCCAGGAAGAGGTCATCCTCTCCGCCCTCGACCAGGCCGGGATCGAACCGCACGAGGTGTCGTACGTCGAGGCGCACGGCACCGGCACCCGGCTCGGCGACGCCGTCGAACTGCGCGCCCTGGCAGGCGCGTTGGGCACCGGACGCCCTGGTGACCGGCCGCTGCTGGTGGGCTCGGTGAAGACCAACGTCGGCCATCTGGAGGCCGCCGCCGGAGTCACCGGACTGATCAAGACGGTGCTGGCGCTCGGCCGGGAGCGCATCCCCGCCCAGCTCCACCTGTCCGAGCCGACCGGACAACTGGACTGGCAGAAGCTGCCGTTGGCGGTGGCCGGTGAACCCGTGCCGTGGCCGCGCGGCGAACGGCCCCGGATCGCGGGCATCAGCGCCTTCGGCTTCACCGGTACCAACGCGCACGTCCTGGTCCAGGAGGCCCCCGAGCAGCCGGCGACCCCGGCCGCGACCGGGCCGGCCCGGCCCTGTGTGCTGACCGTGTCGGCCGCGACGCCGGACGCCCTGACTGCCGCCGTGGCCCTGATGCGGGAGCGGGTGGCGGCCACCCCGGACGGTGAACTCGCCGACCTGTGCTGGACGTCGGGCGCCCGCCGAGCCCATCTCGCGCACCGGGTCACCGCCGTGGGACGCACCCGTGAGGAAGTCCTCGCCGCGCTGGACCGGGCCCACCCGGTACAGGCCCGGGACGACGCGGCCGTGCTCTTCGTCTACGGCCGCACCCCGGCCGACATGTCCGGCTACGAGGAAGCGCTGGCCGGTGACCCCGAGGCCGCGGACATCTACCGCACGGCCCTGGCCGAGGCTCATGAGGCGCTGCGCGCCGAGCTCGGCGAGAGCGACGGCCCGGCGCTCCCGGGCAGCGTGGAGCACGCGGGCGAGGTGTTCGCCGGCCAGCTCGCCACGACCGCGCTGTGGAAGGCGCTCGGCGTCGAGCCCGACGCGGTCGTCGGATGGGACATCGGCGAGTACGCCGCCTCCGTCGTAGCGGGCGACCTCACCCTCCTGAACGCCGTACGGCTGCTCGCGGCCGGAGTGCCCGTGCCCGCGCAGCCCGACGGGGCGAGGGTGGCCCGCCACTCCGCCGCGAACGGCTGGTCGGGTCTGGCCAACGAGGTCATCATGTCCGGCATCGACGTCCTGCTGGACATCGGCACCGGCAGCCGCGCCATCCGGATGCTCGGCGCCGCCCTGGACGCGGCGGCGGAACCCGGCGAGTCCATCCCGGTCCAGCTCACCGCGCCGCGCAGGCGTCAGCCCAGCGGTGTCGAGAAGGCCTACCTCGGCCCGGTCGACCTGCTGGAACTGGCGGCCACGCTGCACGCCCACGGGGCGAACGTCGACTGGGACCGGCTGGTCCCCGGCGCGCACCGGCCCGTGACGCTGCCCGCCTACCCCTGGCAGCGCAAGCCCTACTGGGTGGACACTCCTTACGCGGTGGAACCCCGCCCGCAGTCCGAGCCGCAGCCCGTGGCCGAGACCGCGCCGGAGCCCGCCGGTGATCTCGCCACCGAGCTGCTCGCGCTGCCGCCCGACCGGCGGGCGGAGCGGCTGGTCGACCTGCTGCTCAGGCTTGTCGCGCAGGTGCTCGGCGAGGAGGCCGATGTCTCGCCCGACCAGGGCTTCTTCGACCTCGGTATGGACTCGGTGCTCTCCCAGGACCTCAAGCAGCGCGCCGAACGCGAGCTGGGCCTGGAACTGCCCGGCACCGTCATGTTCGAGTGCCCCAATGTCACGTCCTTCGCCCGCTTCGTCCTCGACGAAGTGCTCACCGAACCCCAGGACCTGACCGGACCCGCGGCGGCGGCAGCCGCCGAGGAGCCGGCCGAGGACCTGACAGATCCCGCAGATCTCGACGACGACGACCTGCTGAGCCGTCTCGACGACGCGCTGGCGTCGTCCGAAGCCCTGTTGACCGAGGGAGACTGACCATGACGACCCCGGACTACCGGGCCCGCCTCGTCGAAGCCGTCCGCACCATCGAGAGGCTCCAGGGCGAGCTGGCGAAGAACCGCAGCCGGCCGCTGGACGAGCCGATCGCCGTCATCGGGCTCGGCTGCCGCCTGCCCGGCGGTGCCGACAGCCCCGACTCGCTGTGGCGGATGCTGGTGGACGGCACCGACACCATCCGGGAGTTCCCGGCGGAACGCGGTGACGCCCAGGCGGTCTTCGACGACGACCCCGACCGGCCCGGCAAGGCGTACGTCACCCAGGGCGGCTTCCTCGACGAGCGGGTGGACCTCTTCGAGCCCGGTGTGTTCGGGATCTCGCCGCGCGAAGCCGTCGGCATGGACCCGCAGCAGCGGATCGTGCTGGAGGTGGCCTGGGAGGCGCTGGAGCGGGCCGGTTACGCACCGGACCGGCTGACCGGCAGCTCCACCGGCGTCTACTTCGGCGTCTCCACCACCGACTACGCCCGGCTGAGGCAGAGCGAGGGCGACATCCGGGACGTCGACGCCTACCAGCTGGTCGGCGAGCCGAGCTTCGTCGCCGGCCGGATCTCCTACACTCTCGGCCTGATGGGACCGAGCAAGGTCATGGACACGACCTGCTCGTCCTCCCTGGTCGCCCTGCACGAGGCCTGCCAGGACCTGCGCACCGGCGAGTGCGACATGGCGCTCGCCGGCGGCGTCAACCTGATGCTCTCGCCGTACGGCTTCGTCATGATGAGCAAGTTCGGCGGGCTCTCCCCGGACGGCCGCTGCAAGACCTTCGACGCGAGCGCCAACGGCTATGTGCGCGGTGAGGGCGCCGGTGTGGTCGTCCTCAAGCGCTACTCCGACGCCCAGCGCGACGGCGATCCGGTGCTCGCCCTGGTGCGCGGCTCGGCCGTCAACCACGACGGCCGCAGCAGCGGACTCACGGTGCCCAACCCGGCCGCCCAGCAGGGCGTCATCCGCGGCGCCCTGGAGCAGGCCGGGATCGCCCCCGGTGACGTGGACTACATCGAGGCGCACGGCACCGGCACCGCGCTCGGCGACCCGATCGAACTGCGCGCCCTCCAGGCCGTGATCGGGCGCAACCGCCCGGCGGACAGCCCGCTGAAGGTCGGCTCCATCAAGACCAACATCGGTCACCTGGAGTCGGCGGCGGGCATCGCCGGGGTGCTCAAGCTGGTCCTCGCCCTCCAGAACGGCGAGCTCCCGCCGCACCTGCACTTCAACGACCCCAACCCGAACGTCGACTGGGGCAAGCTGAACGTCGAGGTCACCAAGGACGGCGGCGCCTGGGGCGACACCGGCGACCGGCCGCGCATCGGCGGCATCAGCAGCTTCGGCGCGAGCGGCACCAACGCGCACGCCGTCATCAGCGCCGTACCCGAGCGGGCCGAGGCCGTCGAGTACGGCGGACCCGAGGTGCTGACCCTGTCCGCGCACTCCGCGGAGGGCCTGGCCGCGCTGGCCGGACGCTACGCCGGACACCTGCGCGCCCACCCGGGGGCGCCGCTCGCCGACATCAGCTGGACCAGCCAGGTCGGCCGGTCCCGGCAGCGCAACGGGCTCGCCGTCACCGGCACCGACGCCGGTGAACTCGCCGAGGCGCTGGAGACGTTCGCGCGCGGTGAGCGGGCCTCCGGCGTCGTCACCGCCGAACTGCCCGTCCACAAGCACCGCAAGACGGCCTGGCTGTTCACCGGCCAGGGTTCGCAGTACGCCGGAATGGCCCGCGGACTGGCCGACGAGCCCGCCTTCCGCGGCCCCTTCGACGAGGTCGCGGCCCTCTTCGACGCGCGGCTGGACCGCCCGCTGGCGTCGGTGGTGTGGCCGGAGCCCGGCGAGGACTCCCCGGTCGATGACACCCGCTACACCCAGCCCGCGCTGTTCGCGGTGGAGTACGCGCTCGCCCGGATGTGGCAGTCCTGGGGCCTGAAGCCCAGCGGACTGCTCGGCCACTCCATCGGCGGCATCGTCGCCGCCTGCATCGCCGGAGTCTTCGAACTGCCGGACGCTGTCCGGCTGGTCGCGGCCCGCGCCGCCCTGATGGCCGCGCTCCCGGCGGGCGGCGCGATGGCCGCCCTGGACTGCGACGAGGCGACGGCCCGCGCGGCCATCGCCGGACACCGCGACACGGTGTCGCTGGCCGGGGTCAACGGCCCCTCCAGCGTGGTGATCTCGGGTGCCGCCGCCGATGTGGACGCGGTGCGCACGGCGCTGGAGGCGCGCGGCATGCGCACCACCCGGCTGACCGTCAGCCACGCCTTCCACTCCCCGCTGCTGGCGCCGATGCTCGCCGACTTCCGCGAGGTCGTACAGTCGCTGACCTACCGGATGCCGACCCTGCCGCTGATCTCCGACCACACCGGGCGCGCCTGGACCGCCGAGGACAGCGGCCCGGAGTACTGGGTGCGGCACGCGGCCGGCACGGTCCGCTTCCACGACGGCCTCACCGCGCTGCACGCGGAAGGGGCCCGCACCTTCCTGGAGATCGGCCCCTCCCCGGTGCTCAGCGGCATCGGCGAGCGCACCGGCCTGGACGGCGACTGCCTGTATGTGCCGTCCCTGTACAAGCCGAGGGCCGGCGCACCCGAGGACCGCACCGCCGTCCAGCGGGCGCTGGGTCTGCTGCACCTGCGCGGTGAGACCGTGGACTGGACGGCGGTGCACTCGGGCACCGGACGCGCCCCGCGCCGGGTGGCCCTGCCGGTCACCCCCTGGAACGGCGAGCGCTACTGGTACGAGGAGCGCCGGGAGGCACCCCGGGCCGCCGCCGCGGGCACTCCGGTGCCGCAGGCCGGGACCCGGCTGCACAGCGCCGTACCGACCTATGAGCTCCAGCTCGACGCGCCGGACTGGGACCGCTTCGCGCGCACCGGTGCGGACGGCTTCCGGTTCCTGCCCGTCGGCTCGCTGGGCCGGGCGGCGCGGGCCGCGGCCGGGGACGCGCTCGGCGGTGTGTGGTCCTGCGTCGAGAAGCTCGACGTGTTCCGGCCGCCGCCCATGGACCGGGCCGGACGGGTCCTGCAGATCACCGTCGACACCGACGACGACGGCTGCGCGATCGTCACCCTGCACAGCCAGACCCCGGCCGAGGCCGCCGCCGGAGCGCCCTGGACCCGGCATGCCCGCGCCGTGCTGCGACGCCGGGCGAGCTCCCGCTCGCGGCACTCCGCCCCGACCCTCGCCGGACACGAGTACGAGGACGAACTCCACTACGAGACGGCCTCGTTGTCGGACGCGCTGATCGGCGCCGTGGTCTCCGCGCGACGCGGTGACGAGGGCGTGCTGGTGGCCCTCGGCCTGGACAGCGAGGAGACCGCCGACCACGCGGTGCAGGTCTTCGACGCGGCCGTCGCGGCCGTCTCCTGGAGCGCGGGCCTGAGCAAGGCGGGCTTCGCGGGCCGGGTCACCGAGGCCACCATGGAGTCCCTGGACCGCGCCCGCTACGTCCGGGCCATCGCCCAGGCCGGCAAGGAGCCCGGCACGGTCTCCGGCAGCGTTGACCTGTTCTCCGAGGACGGCGCCTACCTGGGCGGCATCCGGGAGCTGATGGTCGTCACCGAGCCCGCGTCCTCCTCGGCCCCGGCCCCGGCGCCCTGGCGGGACCCGGAGGAACTGCTCACTCGGCTGGAGTGGCAGGAGATCGAACCGGCCGCCGCCGCACCGGAGTTGTCCGGGCAGGGCTGGCTGCTGGTGCCCGACCGCACCGGCACCGCCCGCCGGCTGGCCACGGCCCTGCGGGCGCTCGGCGCGCACTGCCGGATCGAGGAGTCCGGCGCCCCCGACCTGGACGACTGGCTGCGCGATCTGCCCGACGGGGTCGCCCCGCACCGGGTCGTGCTGCTGACCGGTCTGGACGCGCCCCGCCCGGACGCGGCCGACGCGGAGTCGCTGACCGCCTTCCGGGACCGCGCCGAACTGGCCGCCGTCGCCCTGGTCCAGGGCCTGACGGCCCGCGCTGCCTGCACGAGGACCGGGCTCAGCCTGGTCACCCGGGGCGCGGTGCCCGCGCTGGCGGAACAGGGCGTCACCTCGCCCTTCGCCGGGACGCTCTGGGGCCTCGGCCGGGCGATCGCGCTGGAGCACCCAGAGCACTGGGCCGGCGCGATCGACCTCGACCCGGACCCGGAGGGGGAGACCGGCGAGGGCGCGGCGCTGGCCGCGGCGCTCGCCGACACCGCCGCCGAGGACCAGCAGGCGCTGCGCGGCGACTCGCGCCGGGTGGCCCGGCTGGTGAAGTACCCGCTCACCGCCGACGAACTGCGGCGACGGCCGACGATCGACCGCCAGGGCGCCTATCTGATCACCGGCGCGTTCGGCGGCATCGGCCAGGCCCTCGCCCGCAAGCTCGCCGACAACGGCGCGGGCAAGCTCGTCCTGCTCGGCCGCACCCCGCTGCCGCCCCGGCAGCAGTGGAACGACCCCACGCTCACCGGCTCGGTCCGCGAACGCGTCGACTTCGTCTCCGGGCTGGAGGAGACCGGGGTCCTGGTCGACGTGGTCGCGGCCGACGTCAACGACATCGAGGACATGCTGCCGGTGATCCAGGGCCTGGCGACCGGCCTGATGCCGCTGCGCGGTGTGGTCCACGCGGCCGGCACCTCGGTCCCGCAGTTCCTGCGGGACATCCCGGTGTCGGACCCGAGCGACTACGACGCCGTGTGGCGGCCCAAGGTGGTCGGCGGCTGGCTGCTGCACCAGCTGACCGAGGGCC
Encoded proteins:
- a CDS encoding type I polyketide synthase codes for the protein MTTPDYRARLVEAVRTIERLQGELAKNRSRPLDEPIAVIGLGCRLPGGADSPDSLWRMLVDGTDTIREFPAERGDAQAVFDDDPDRPGKAYVTQGGFLDERVDLFEPGVFGISPREAVGMDPQQRIVLEVAWEALERAGYAPDRLTGSSTGVYFGVSTTDYARLRQSEGDIRDVDAYQLVGEPSFVAGRISYTLGLMGPSKVMDTTCSSSLVALHEACQDLRTGECDMALAGGVNLMLSPYGFVMMSKFGGLSPDGRCKTFDASANGYVRGEGAGVVVLKRYSDAQRDGDPVLALVRGSAVNHDGRSSGLTVPNPAAQQGVIRGALEQAGIAPGDVDYIEAHGTGTALGDPIELRALQAVIGRNRPADSPLKVGSIKTNIGHLESAAGIAGVLKLVLALQNGELPPHLHFNDPNPNVDWGKLNVEVTKDGGAWGDTGDRPRIGGISSFGASGTNAHAVISAVPERAEAVEYGGPEVLTLSAHSAEGLAALAGRYAGHLRAHPGAPLADISWTSQVGRSRQRNGLAVTGTDAGELAEALETFARGERASGVVTAELPVHKHRKTAWLFTGQGSQYAGMARGLADEPAFRGPFDEVAALFDARLDRPLASVVWPEPGEDSPVDDTRYTQPALFAVEYALARMWQSWGLKPSGLLGHSIGGIVAACIAGVFELPDAVRLVAARAALMAALPAGGAMAALDCDEATARAAIAGHRDTVSLAGVNGPSSVVISGAAADVDAVRTALEARGMRTTRLTVSHAFHSPLLAPMLADFREVVQSLTYRMPTLPLISDHTGRAWTAEDSGPEYWVRHAAGTVRFHDGLTALHAEGARTFLEIGPSPVLSGIGERTGLDGDCLYVPSLYKPRAGAPEDRTAVQRALGLLHLRGETVDWTAVHSGTGRAPRRVALPVTPWNGERYWYEERREAPRAAAAGTPVPQAGTRLHSAVPTYELQLDAPDWDRFARTGADGFRFLPVGSLGRAARAAAGDALGGVWSCVEKLDVFRPPPMDRAGRVLQITVDTDDDGCAIVTLHSQTPAEAAAGAPWTRHARAVLRRRASSRSRHSAPTLAGHEYEDELHYETASLSDALIGAVVSARRGDEGVLVALGLDSEETADHAVQVFDAAVAAVSWSAGLSKAGFAGRVTEATMESLDRARYVRAIAQAGKEPGTVSGSVDLFSEDGAYLGGIRELMVVTEPASSSAPAPAPWRDPEELLTRLEWQEIEPAAAAPELSGQGWLLVPDRTGTARRLATALRALGAHCRIEESGAPDLDDWLRDLPDGVAPHRVVLLTGLDAPRPDAADAESLTAFRDRAELAAVALVQGLTARAACTRTGLSLVTRGAVPALAEQGVTSPFAGTLWGLGRAIALEHPEHWAGAIDLDPDPEGETGEGAALAAALADTAAEDQQALRGDSRRVARLVKYPLTADELRRRPTIDRQGAYLITGAFGGIGQALARKLADNGAGKLVLLGRTPLPPRQQWNDPTLTGSVRERVDFVSGLEETGVLVDVVAADVNDIEDMLPVIQGLATGLMPLRGVVHAAGTSVPQFLRDIPVSDPSDYDAVWRPKVVGGWLLHQLTEGLELDFFLGFSSIAATWGSQHVTSYAAANSFLDALAEYRQAQGLTALTVSWGPWELTSNLFGADVVEFLTSTGLRMLSAPQCLRLLDALLAGEAPQAVVCAADWSVYKPVMEARADRPVLRTVEIDEGIGSGTSTAVLQALEGADTAGRATVLTGYLQQVLGEVLAVPPESVLPEADVMSHGLDSLMVMEVVKRCKGDLGISVRPSQFFERTTLEDWVRLLDTELGGDGEAAPAPAADWTEPALIAADVNLDPAIVPAGPVGEGYTNPANVLLTGATGFLGAYLLDELLATTDATVHCLVRCDTPESGLARVRQNLEQYLTWREGADDRITVVPGDLGKPRLGLTDEDFTRLAGTLDAIYHNGAWVNFSYTYEQLRPANVGGTEEILRLACAGPAQIPVSYVSTYGIWGIPADGRTVIAEGDDILGAGKLVTGYVQTKWAAELLVRQAQERGIPVDMHRPGRVLGDSRTGACLTTHFTTRVIKGCVQLGMAPDLDLEIEMTPVDYVTSALVRISRGEHAWGLTYHLVNRRKAAFKELLLAMERHGWEFRTVPVEQWWRTLQDSFAVNDNELHPVMGVVEEFVVGGEEAIDYDATNTVQGLTGSGIACPPLDGSLLSLYFGWMVRTGYLPAPSRRENNSWQDESING